A genomic stretch from Flavobacterium humidisoli includes:
- a CDS encoding protein-disulfide reductase DsbD family protein: MRNTIITFLLLLSVSMFGQMYNPVKWATTVEKISDKEFILKAQAKIQSGWHLYGQYIEEGGPSPTAFTFKNQSKKFELIGKTTEDKGHETVDKIFDMKIKYFEDKALFTQKIKFISDDISNIAAEVDFMVCDDSNCLPPSTEELTFKIPNEKKLASAEETPNVKKDSVSVEEKAVSQTEEKKSKEEIASSTKKTESRGLLTIFILAFLSGFAALLTPCVFPMIPMTVSFFTKQSKSKAAGIRNAIIYGISIVIIYVLLGSIVTAVFGADSLNALSTNVWFNLIFFILLVVFACSFLGAFEIVLPSSLANKVDSQADRGGLIGIFFMALALAIVSFSCTGPIVGTLLVEAASKGGIAPIVGMLGFSIAIALPFSLFAAFPGWLNALPKSGGWLNTVKVVLGFLELALAFKFLSNADLVLQLHWLEREVFLAIWIAVFGMLAFYLFGKITLPHDSPLNHISVGRLGFGLIFLSFTIYLIPGLWGAPLKLISGFPPPMQYSESPNGLGVSGNAELKITGSLPEGAKHGPQNIITFHDYDKGMEYAKKVGKPVLLDFTGYACVNCRKMEELVWSDPKVLGVLNNDVVLISLYVDDKKELPESEQYVSETTGKKIKTIGNKWSDLQIKTYKANAQPFYVIVDHNSVNLVEPSAYNPNIEEYYGWLQSGVGKFKK; encoded by the coding sequence ATGAGAAATACTATAATTACATTCCTGTTATTGCTCTCGGTTTCCATGTTCGGACAAATGTACAATCCGGTAAAATGGGCCACAACTGTAGAAAAAATTTCAGATAAAGAGTTTATTTTAAAAGCACAGGCGAAAATACAATCAGGCTGGCATTTATATGGACAATATATCGAAGAAGGCGGACCTTCGCCAACGGCTTTTACCTTTAAAAATCAGTCGAAAAAATTTGAGTTAATCGGCAAAACAACTGAGGATAAAGGACATGAAACAGTCGATAAGATCTTCGATATGAAAATTAAATATTTTGAAGATAAAGCACTTTTTACTCAAAAAATTAAATTCATTTCAGATGATATTTCGAACATTGCTGCCGAAGTCGATTTTATGGTTTGTGACGATAGCAATTGTTTGCCGCCATCTACAGAAGAATTAACTTTTAAAATTCCGAATGAAAAGAAATTGGCTTCGGCCGAAGAAACTCCAAACGTAAAAAAAGATTCTGTAAGTGTAGAAGAAAAAGCTGTTTCTCAGACTGAAGAAAAAAAATCAAAAGAAGAAATTGCCAGTTCAACAAAGAAAACAGAATCGAGAGGATTGCTGACTATTTTTATTTTAGCTTTTTTATCAGGTTTTGCAGCTTTGTTAACGCCTTGTGTTTTTCCGATGATTCCAATGACGGTAAGTTTTTTTACAAAACAAAGTAAAAGCAAAGCGGCAGGAATTAGAAATGCAATAATTTACGGAATTTCAATCGTAATTATCTACGTTTTATTGGGTTCCATCGTGACCGCAGTTTTTGGTGCCGATTCGCTAAATGCGCTTTCAACAAATGTTTGGTTCAACTTGATTTTCTTTATTTTATTGGTTGTTTTTGCTTGTTCATTTCTAGGCGCTTTCGAAATTGTATTGCCAAGTTCATTAGCCAATAAAGTCGATTCGCAAGCCGATAGAGGAGGACTGATTGGGATTTTCTTCATGGCATTAGCTTTAGCCATTGTATCTTTCTCGTGTACAGGACCAATTGTAGGAACTTTATTGGTTGAAGCGGCTTCAAAAGGCGGAATTGCCCCAATTGTTGGAATGTTAGGATTTTCTATTGCGATTGCATTGCCGTTTTCATTATTTGCAGCTTTTCCAGGCTGGTTAAATGCATTGCCAAAATCGGGCGGATGGTTGAATACCGTAAAAGTAGTTTTAGGGTTTTTGGAACTGGCTCTGGCTTTTAAATTTTTATCAAATGCCGATTTAGTTTTGCAATTGCATTGGTTAGAAAGAGAAGTTTTCCTTGCGATTTGGATCGCTGTTTTCGGGATGCTCGCTTTTTATTTGTTCGGAAAAATTACGCTTCCGCATGATTCTCCTTTAAATCATATTTCTGTCGGAAGATTAGGTTTCGGATTGATCTTTTTAAGTTTCACGATTTATCTGATTCCTGGACTTTGGGGAGCTCCGTTAAAATTAATCAGCGGATTTCCGCCTCCAATGCAATACAGCGAATCTCCAAACGGACTTGGAGTTTCGGGTAATGCTGAGTTAAAAATTACAGGTTCGTTACCAGAAGGCGCAAAACACGGTCCGCAAAATATTATCACTTTCCATGATTACGACAAAGGAATGGAATATGCGAAAAAAGTGGGAAAACCAGTTTTATTAGATTTCACAGGATATGCCTGTGTAAACTGCCGAAAAATGGAAGAATTGGTTTGGTCAGATCCAAAAGTTTTAGGTGTTTTAAACAACGATGTAGTTTTGATTTCGCTCTATGTAGACGATAAAAAAGAACTTCCAGAAAGTGAGCAATATGTTTCTGAAACAACAGGAAAAAAAATCAAAACCATTGGAAACAAATGGAGCGATTTACAGATTAAAACTTACAAGGCAAATGCTCAGCCGTTTTATGTAATTGTTGATCATAATAGCGTTAATTTGGTAGAACCGTCGGCTTATAATCCGAATATTGA